The Acanthopagrus latus isolate v.2019 chromosome 20, fAcaLat1.1, whole genome shotgun sequence genomic sequence TTCTTCGCTGCCACTCTCTTCTTAGCGCTTTCAGGTGTTACTAAAATGCAGCAGTGCTAGCATGAAACAGGATGTTGGTAAGGAACAGCATTTGTGGTGAAGTAAAACCTTCCGCAGGAAAACTAAGGGTTTAAAGAAACCCCCTGTAACAGAGAAAAATTATTCTGCAGTCATTTCTTTCTTACGGAAGATAACCACAGCTGActttcttcttcatttcctgAATTCAAGTGAAAAACGTTTGCAGTATTCCTTCAGGGGCTCGTACAAATCTCCCATCCAAATTTCTTGCATTTTGTTTGGTTCTTGCATTTCTTCTTTGCTCCACTCCTGCACAGCGGACAGTTCTCTCTTGCGTGTCGGACAGTGGAGCTAGTATTAGTGTGTGGTAAAGAGGGATTCTGTGTTAGAGTGAGAGCTGCGACTAAACGGGGTGATTCAGgtaggtttgtgtttgtgcctcgCTCATCACTGCCCATGCAACTACTGTAATCCTTGCATCGCAGCTCGTCTCCTCGTGCAGGTCGATGGAGGGAGCTATTCATATTCCAGGAACTGTTTGTGGTAAAACAAAAGGTACCTGGGGGGGGATAAATACAGTGAGGTCAGCCTGCAGCTCTCTTAATGagaaagcagctgctgtcaaaAAGCTATTTGAAAGACAGAGGCTTCAGTTACAGATGAAACATGTAGCTGAATACAGTTTCAGCTCACCCTTCGCTGTCCAGGACGTCCTTGATGCTGGCCTTGGTGATGATGGCATCGTCGCATTTGAACCACTGATCCTTGTGCTGGCGGATGAAGGTGGTGTAATGGCCACTCTCTAGTGTCCCCTGGTGGTTCACCACTGCAAACAGACTGTACCTGaaccagaggaagagagagaagaagatgcTTTATGATACAACCGGGACTAGCACACAGACTGCATGTGGGCTGCAACCACAAAACAACTGATACACTTGGTGAGACAAGACAAAATCATCATGATGTTTCTCTGTTGGActttctgctgtgaaacaatTACAACTGGTCAGAGAACAGTGCACTGAATGTATATTTGTACTGTGGGTGACAGGTTCAGATACTGGTTTATGTCAGACGGATGTTTGCCTTActtgttgtcattgttgaaGGGGTCCACGGTCTGCTGGTACTGCCCGTTCATCCTGCTTTCtttactgaaacacacagaagaacaaacCTGGTCAAAAcactgactgttttgttttttttaaataggttttaattgtttgtactgtttgctctaaaataaaccaaaaaaaagtaattatgtGCTCCTCATCCTTCTTTTGATCCCTGCATTTCTTTTGGTATACCAGTGTGTATAAGTTTGCAACAGTATGAGATTTGACGTCACACAGGTGATGCTGGATCTCTGGGAAGCAGCGAGGTCAAAAAATAAACCGGCAACTGCCGTCTTCTGGAATACTTCCACTGCCACTTAAAGGTAAATTTGTCTCATCTGTTTATtcaatgatgaaaacaaagagtgtaTCTGTTTAGTTTCATTAGGcataaaaaatttaaatttctcacagaaaactacatggtgcacctttaataaaatgaaaacaaaaggatttTTGGTTGAAGAAACACCTAAGTTCtccatttcagtcatttttcaagcaaatacatcaaacatttgctgcttcttAAATGTAGGGATTGTTGTATTTCTGACAACCATGAAGCTGAAACATGTTGGCTGAGGTCAAAGCAGAGGCAGTCATGCATTTCTTCCAGATCAAAGGTCTTCCTTCCTCCATTTCTTTAGTCTAGGTGCAtcacttctcttttctgtttctgtttctatcTGACTGCCTCCAGTCTTCATCTGGATCGTGCTCACCTGGAGGCCATGAAGGGGGTCATGTCCAGCTCCAACGGGAAGGAGACGTAAGTTGTTATCTTCCGCCGCAGTTTGGCCGAATGTTCGAACCtctgagaaacagacacaggaacGAGAGTTAGAGCGCGACTCCGATAAACTGATATCGGCGAAATTAGCAGCCAAACTGCCGCGCGTGCTCGTACTTTGAGGTGAAAGCAGGCCACGATGGGCAGCTTCTTCATGGTCAGCTGCTTGGTGGACTCCTGGTAGCTATGGCAACCGCTGCACTTGATCTTAGCGCTGCTGCCGAGGTGCTCCGGCCTGGTGAACCTAGACGGGAAGAGGGTGAGGTTtagtgcaagtgtgtgtttgtgtgtgtgtgtgtgtgtgcgttctaTAATCCCTGTAGTCTCCAGTGAATTTGGGAGGAAAAGGAATTAGTGTTCAGGGGAACCAAGCATGAGTGTGTTGCTCCCTGCTCTCTAACAGGCTTCGGTGTGATGGTTCTGGGAACCGATTTTCGGTTGTTTGCATCTCTGAGTTTATCAGTGCGTGCATGCGTTTATTTCTGTCTGGGGAGACAGAAAGCTCCAGCGGTTTCTTCTGTTTTGGAATTGTGTGGTGTAAGACACAGGGACATCTGATGCACAAGAGAGGGAACTGGTCAGAAGTTATATAAAATGGGGTAACGGTGTCAGTTACCTGCGCAGACAGTCCGTTAGTGTCGTGGCTCCAGTGGTGTGACTCTCTCCGTTAAGTGCTGAGCCGTCTCCTCCGGGGCTCAGGGGCCAGAACGGGGTGGAGGAGCCCGGCAAGTCCAGGCTGATGTCCCAGAACGGGTCTATGGTTGTCGAAACGCCGCTGGAAGAAGGATAGAAAGACGCAAAGTAACGAGTCTGAAtgagaagatgaagatggtGTCAATATATCCATCTTTCGGTCAGTTAGCCACTTCACAGGAGGCCCCGTTAAACACTGCACTTTCCTTTATTCAGACAGACGTACAAGTGAGAAGAAAATCTGGCATCAACCCCATCTTGGCACCGGGGGGCTTAGACCCTTGCGCTCCTAATGTTGGCAGCTAAGCTCCTTCGTCTGGGCGACAGAGATAATTCTACTGTCCAACATCTTTCAGACGTGCACGCCGCAGCTTAGCGTTCGCAGTCAAGGATACAGAACAAAGCACGCTGGCCGATAGTGTCCGCGACCTGCGAACATTTGGGCGGAGATCTTTTTTGCTAAGGAACTCCCTTTTGCTAAGATCAAGCATGTCTTTAAACTGCTTATCTTTTGCAGGGTTTGGAGCTTGTTCCAGCTCTCGTTGGGTGGAAGAGGTGGCGTGCAGGCTGGGCGGGGTTGCCAGTATGTCACTGGTGGGGggggcaacacacacataaaaacataaatgtctctacacacacacacacacacacacacacacacacacacacacacacacacacacacacacacacacttgggtGTATGCAGAACATGTAAAATACAGCCTAATATTCACCCTGCAGGGGGAGTCAAACACGCGACCTTCTCGCTTGTGCCTGTTCCCTGCAGAACACAACAGATTTATTTGTTCTGTTGTGACACACTGCCAAGCTTTTCCCCTTCTGTCCCTCTGTTTGAACAAACTGCCTATGTTTTGACTACTGTAACCCACTTAATCGTTGTTCAGTAAAGAAGCTACAGTAAGAAGCTACAGTACAACTACGTATTATGTATTTCCAAACTCGGCGAGCTGCTGATCCCATTCAAGTCTGCCAGGCCTCTAATTCGTCTGAGCACAGGGTCCAGGTTCCGCTCAGAGTTTTAAATCTCACCTAGAGACCGATTTATTCTCAAAGGCATTTTCATTCCTCACCCTGATTTGTTCATCTTTGACTGAGATTcgaattaaaatgttttcacgtCGGCGTCTTTGTCACCTTGCTTTTTCCTGGTTTGTGTGGGAACCGAATCCAAATTAGAATACGCTTATTAATTTGTTAAagaatgtgagagaaaaaatCCCCCTTTTTTCACAGCTCTTACTCCTTACAGGTATCGTCATTTACACCAACATGAAGCAGAACTAAATATGATGGTTGTTAAAACTGTCTTATGTTGACAGCAGGCGTTCTGACTGCAAAGGCGGAGTGGAAGGGCTGTGAGTGGACGGTTGACATCACAGAACCTCCATCACTAGCGGCCTTTGTTACAGCACAGCGACAGTAATGAAGAGGCTGGTGAAAGCAGAGAGCATCCGCTAGCTCCATGGCTGCCACGGAAAGTTAATTTCATGCCTTACAAAAAAAGAACCTCAGCTGGGTTCCACCTTTGGATCCTGACTAAACGGTTCAGGCTGTAAGTGGTGAGTCGCGTTCCGTAAGCTGCTCTGTGCTTTGCAGAATATCTGCTGGATGCAGGATGAGTTTCACAAAGCGTCAGAATCCAATTTTGTGGTTCTCGGCtgggaaaataacaaatgactTGACTGGATGCTAAACGTTCTTTTGATAATTGTTTTATAATCCTCCCCCCTTGTCTGCAAgcgctcattttttttttgactccaAGCCAAAGCACGGTGCTTCTTTCAGTTAGTTCGAATCACTGTCCTTTAGATTTAAGGGCAGGATGGGTGCTCGAGTTCTTTTCTTAAAAACTTTGAAGGCAGACATTGTACGTTTTGATTGATAAATCCTATTTTGCTGGTAGATCTACGCACACCCAttccagtgttccagctgctgtaaatatataaaaagtgttaaatgaaaaaaaaactaaacaaactttGGTTCTTTCTTCAACCACCAGGTGGAGGTAGAGGTCAGCTTTCGAGACTGTATACCATGAAAGGCTTTTCCTGTTGCTGCAGTGTAAggcgtcagtgtgtgtgtgcatgagtgtgtgtgattgatgatGCTCCGTGGGAATGATGGAGGCAGCGGGGTCACCTCGGGGCAGGGAATTACAGAGTTGTGATGCAGGATGGCGAGAGACGAGCGTGGCGTGTCATTTTTGAGCGGCTGTTTCGGTCGAGACAGGCGCGCCGTGACAAAAGGGAACGGTGCTGGGTCGTGGCTTTGTTCTGTCAGGCTTCATGCAGTCTCTAGTGTGGCCTAAAAggctttttgtgttgtgtgcttcctcacacacacacacacacacacacacacacactccatcacaCTTACTGGCAGACTTGACAGGTGACGTCAGACTGCAGGCCCCCTGTGAAGATTTGGTCGATGATGCAGTTACAGTGGTTGGGGTTGTTGGCTTTCTTCCCGTTGTCGTCTGTGCgggtgtaaaaacacacacacacacacacacacacacacacacacacacacacacacacacacacacacacacacagtcactaaAAGCAATGCTGTGTAACTTCACAGCcaccctctctctgctcatgaactgcagagagagacacagggatCCAGCAGAGATCAGTCCCGtgtgtctctccgtctctctgtcagtTGGTGCAtcgctgtgttttctttgtcatcctCTCAACTCCTCTCATTACAACcagctctctccccccctccccatcaCTCCTACACTCAAGCTAAAAGCCTCCTCTCTGTCGTTCTTCCAGTTTTTCCCCTCGCCTCTGTCACATcaatttttgatttgattttattgtcCAACCTTTGCAGTGTCTGTGCAGGACGTCCAGCGCCGCGATGAGGAACTCGTGGGCGTCCTGCTGCTCGTAGCCGGCCAGGTGACGGGCGTGAGTCCACACCAGATGGAGAAGACGGAAGGGGATGTGCGGCGACCGATGGCCTGAGTAGAACTGCGAAAGGAAGGTGTGTATTTGAGAGAGaaaattccctttttttttgcaccttgCCACTTGCCTCTATTCATTCCTCTCTATGAACTGATTCTTTACCTCCTGGAAGAGTTGTGACATCTCACACACCAAACAGGAGTTGCTCTGCATCTCGCATTTGTGCCGGTCGGACAGGAAGAAGTCGCGCAGCAGTGGGGTGTGCGTCAGCGCCTGGACGATGCAGTTCATGAAGCACGTGTTGCCGAGGTTTATCAAACCTCGCAGGCCTGAGGGTcgagaggggagggagacagGGAATGAGAATTTGTCAACAACGAAGCCTAACAGAATGCTTGCCCTTAATTGCGAGCGTCCGTGCTTTTCTCTCGCCATTGGATAAATGGCAAACACCAGGATTGCCACAGTAACGCAAGAGAAATCCCCACAGCTAAAGATGGCGTATTGATCACTAACAACTAATGACATATGAGGGTCTTGAAGCCGTGTCCCATTTCAGGTAGATTTCAACCTCTACCCTTTGTTAACACCGTCCTGAAGGGCAAGGGGGCACTTGAAAACAAGAGGTAGGGCAAAACAACTGGgactgagccagagagaaagaatGGGTGGAGGGTagaaaaaaggagggggaggacagagagaaagagctgaaGAGAGCCAGATCATTTTTCTTGGCTGCTGCAGTGGGGCATCGAAGCTGCAATGCTGTTAAATGCGAGACGaccacacgcacacgcacacgcacacgcacacacacacacacacacacacacacacacacacacacacacacacacacacacacacacacacacacacacacacacagtaatacCGTGATGTTCCTGAGGCAGTGTTAGACTGCACACAGGGAAACCCTTGCCGAATTACAGCAGAGAAACACCAcacagagaggggggagggaggagagaaggtggaAGGACGGACGGAAAaggaaagaggacagaggagtaCGAGGGAGGCAGTTTTCTCACAGATGAGCAGCCGGGCCCGTAATTTCCCTCACCTAAGACAGTGCCAGGGATGTTAACGATGCCCGAGCAGATTCCTGCAGGCTGCTACAAGGCGTTAAACGTATGACGGCTCTCCTCGGTCCCGCAGGCTGCCAAACCCCACCACTGCTTCACTCCGATGTCCCCTGTAGCTTCAAATacattctgctgctgttctctgaggTAATATATGTCTGCCGGCTTATATCTGCGTGATCGACCGGTGATCACAGACATATGTAGGATAGCAGTGTTATCATTATCACTGTCTGTAGCAaggctgcttgttttctttaagaATGAACCTTTTATAAAATATTATCTTGGTTAGAAAGTAAAATGTTCCCAGAGCACATCATGCCTTCTGCCTCACCAGCAGTCCAAACGCTAAAGATCTTTAATATGCATATAATGATAGAAAACCAGCACCTCCTCCACTTTTGAAGCTCGAAACAatatttttgctatttttacACTGATCATCTTCAAACTAGTTCAACGATGCATATTTTCAAATACGCCTTATGTTCAGCTTGTCACCTCTTTATCAactgttttttacagttttcctATTGAAGCACTAGAAGCGGGCgactgtagctcaggaggtagagcttGTCGTCTAGTGATCgtaaggtcgctggttcaaatcccggctccccctggctgcatgtcgaagtgtccaAATTGCTCCTGtagttggcaccttgcatggcattCAAgtatatgaatgtgtgtttgaatggatGAATTTGAGAAATGCTGTAACATGCTTTGAGTGGTCCTAGCATCGGTGCACACTCTGTTTTAAGGACAGTGATATGTGCAAAATCTTGAGGGTGGCTGATCAACGATGATCAGAAGCTTAAAGCAAATAGACATCTTTCCTGAGGCTATTTGCTCTTAACTGGTAAACTTCAAGGCAAATtatgttgttatgttatgtttttattttgaattattacaGCTCTTATTGGTATGTTAATGTTAAGGTTTTTAAAGTCCTGAGTTTACCACTAATAATAAAGGGTACTTTATGATGATGCACAATGGTTTTATCGGTATGTTTCTTTCCCCAACAGTGTCCTGCACTGCACTAACAACtgttgtataataataataataataataataataataataataataataataataataataataataataataataataatgtttactCAACTTGCAGTGAGATTGGAACCTTCTTCTCCACACCACCACCCACCAAatcatactgtatattattGCATGTACTGCTCTGTGACCACACAATGATGACtttaacaggaaaaacacagttgGAACAAAAAGTCCCAACGATCATGCAGCTCTGATAGCAGCAGCTAACATTCTGCTGCTCCCTCTGAGCTCTGcagtctgtccctctctctctgaaactGAGCCATCGGCCCACACTGATGCCGTGCTTTCTGCAGCTACACAATCAGACAGCCGGTGCACGAGAGACAAAAGAGATACCAACCAATAGTACAGTTGGAGGTGATTCTCCTTCTCTTGGGGTTGTGGCGGAGAAGCTCCAGCTCCCTCTTGGTGGGCTCCCATGTCGAGTACTTCTCCCCTAtccctggaaaacacacacacagacacagaaacacacacagacacacacaaaaggatTACATGCTTGCAGTTAATATTCCTGGCACCgtccttctttttcttgctttccGAAAAACATGGTCTTGCTCGTGCTGgatgtttattgtgtttatttttctggaTAAATCACTGcattgtttggtctttaaaattGTCAGTAAATGGTGAAAATAACAGATGACAAACTAATCGATTAGCCTTTGCAGCTCTAGCTCTAGCCAAGATCTAGATAACACTGATGAATATTAATGTATATCAACTGGAGCgctgaaatgtgttgttttaagcCTGTTTTCACGTTAATCCTGCGGCACCGTGTGACGCCACAGCGCGTGGTGTCGTACCTTGCAGTTTCCAGGctttcctctgttcctctttgGCGATCTGCTCCATATCTTTGTCATAGATGTAGTCTTGGCACATAAAACAGTAAATTCCTCCATACAGCAGGTCAATagctgggggaaaaaataacaaaaaaaaaacaacaggaaacaacaatgtgagctgtttttaaatcaaatgcagGGCCACTGAGAGTgaaaaaggtttgtgtgtgtgaaccgcTAACTGCTTTGTCTCTGAAAGTCTTTTTCTATTCAGGCCACGTTGTCATGGTGCTGCGATGCCAGGCAGCCGAGGCTTATCTGCTGACATATCAGCTATCTGTTAACACCATCCAGGAACGGCGGTGAGACGCcctgagagacggagagagcaGTGAGAAGTCAaaaggtgaggagggagggaggcgcCTATCTTACGGTGCGATCTTCGGCCATCACACACTCGCTTAAATCTTCAAAACTGTCCTTCCCCtacatctctccctcctctcctcaccttctCTGTACCCTGCAGATACCTGtttgctgttgccatgacaacctGCCTGTCAGGCTTCTCCTGGGCTGTTATCCTCTGCAGgtatggaggggaaaaaaaagaaagaagcaggaggaagacaggaagtagaaGCGGAAGGAGgttgggggagggagggaagaagggagaaCAGAAACTTCACGGAATTGATTGGAAGGGGGTACAAAAAGAAGACGCCAGAGGCACAAGGCTGACGGTGCAATTatattaaatgctttttacaatACAGAATATCGAAAGGGTCATCAGGTAACCATGGGAACaagtggaggggaaaaaaagacgaGGATAGAGAGGAGGACGGGGTCCGACGGAAGGCTGCAAAATGAGTGAAAACGCATAAAAATGGTTGGATGAAAGAGGTGGAACGgcaaaaaaagaagggaggatgaggagaggaagggaggaggaggaggaggaggaggaggggccgGTGGTTTAATAGAGGCTAATTCCACAGGGTTTGTTAAAGACGACTTAATTACCTCCTCACCAGTCTGCTGAGatcttctctctcgctctgcatTAGACCAtttctcactctgtttttttgatTCAGAAGCTAACCTAATTAAATTCACAATTACACACtgtgggaaaacacacacacatgtgcgcacacacacacatacagacaccaGAGGGGGTCCTCCTGAGCTGGGCGATAACGCAGAGCAAAGGagggcttaaaaaaaaaaaaaaaacactacccGGCAGATTCTCAACATCTGCCAAAGCCAGCCTTTGTCATGGACACCCCAagtgtgttttgctgctgcgGCGCCGTTCTCCTCCGAAACACACCGCAGTGAAACGTACTTCACTCGCTGCTCGAGCAGCCTAATTCTATTATgtggagaataaaaaaagaacgCTGGCGGGGTGTGGAGCCGGTATCGCCGCATTAGGTGAACAGGATGACGCCTCGTGTTGGAGATAATATCctgttttcagtgtctttgCAATGTTGCATCAGAAGTCGTGTTTTTCCATTACGTGTTGttatacacattaaaaaaaaaaaaaaggttgtacAAAATGTCTGCACACTACATCTCAATGCAGCTTCTACCTTCGATAAAATGTCCCTTGTTCCAAAGCTGTGAACTGCACTGTGCATTTCCACACATTGCTGTATGTCTTTGCATATACAGCAGCTGCCTGCTCCACGAATGTAACGTGTTGTTAACCCTTTGGGAACCCCTCAGCTCATTGGGTGGTCTTGAGGCCCTGTATGATGCAGAATTCACTGTGAAATATGATTTGAATGTGTGCAGAAAACTATATGATGGTGCTATGCTGTCCTGAGGTCTGCTCTCGCATGTTGCATCAGACTCAGTCAGCTCAACCACCAAGAAGGACACTTCAGAGGGGCCGATACTGGAGTTTTGAGGccgataaaatgttttttttttcaatttattttcttaacaATGTGGCATATGTAATATTTCAattgaaaatatcaaaacattaagtaaaatgatcaacagaatgtgaagaaatatccGCTTTCACGTTTTGATGTCTATGTATaagttagcatgccaaccagctagccccggaACTGTCTTGGTCCAAAGCTCCAGTGCCAATGGTGTAAACAACAAGACTTTTTCTATGCTCCCAGTCCAGAtggctagctgcacagctatcTCAGcttaaagcctgaaacacaccaggccAACCGTTGGCCATATGAAGTGTTTGGGGAGAGTCGGACGAGTTCGACAGCATCTGCTCTgattcaacatgcgaagtctgagaaGGTTGGCTGTTGGCTGTCTGAACCAAttgattctctgattggttgtgtgctagctgtatgaccattctgattggtggtgtgctagcaaatcagcGCAGTGTGTAGGAGGGacggaatactgtgtgcgccACTGAACTCTAtggtgtgtgctttgttttactATGCACTCCGTTCCGCCATTTTCTGCTTTCATGTTTTAGATTACTGGCACAACACTAACGCCACCCGATCTTGTGCAAGCGCAGAATGTACACGCCGCTGTGTCATTGGCAGCCGTCAAGGTGGTATGTTTCAATGCAAATCTTCTGCCAaacgggtcagacgagaggcaacggagtggtcggataaaggtgggtggctgttggtttgagtctgggcggtgtgtggggcCTTAAGGCTATCAATAGCAAGAAATTACAGTTACTcttgtgatatgctgccccccattGGTTTGGAGTTTGAAGttaacaggtggccaattcttcaGCTTAAAATGAACCTAAAATTAACAAACAGCTGTATATGGATCCCTTATATTGTAAGTGTGGTATTTTCCAGATGAAAAATATGGTGAACAGGCATTGTGGAGGACAGACTGTTTCTCAATGACACCAAGTATATATCATGCCATTTTTGTACAACAATGTCTTGTTACGTCAGGGCTGATATGTACATTGATAGTGACATGTCTGCTATGAGCCACTATTAGCAGATTTATTGGTCTAGCTCTACTTAGCGGTCGCATTGCATCATCCTGGTTCGATGGAAAAAAGGGTACAACCTCCCTCTATCCTTGACTTTTCCTCAGCCCCACGACTGCATGGGCGGAGAACGCCAACCACTGCTGGTATCCAATGTGCAGTGCATGTGCATTATGTGCACAATCCACTTATCCTGAAAACAGGAGATTAGTTGGATGGTGTTAAAGGATGTGGGCGAAACTATGTATTGCAAAGTCTGCTGCAAGTTTGAGAGATAGGTGGATAAGACTGAACATGACaattctgttttcactgttattTGATGTGAAGTgctaataaataaattaaaaacgTGGATAGGGATAAGtaataactgtaaaaaaaaaaaaaaaaaaaaaaaaaaaagaaaaaaagaggagagaaccactgcagaacaaaaatgaacaaagttattttttttctttcctgtttctaCCAGAGGAACACAGCAGACTATTTTGCATACACTTGTTCAATTTGTTGGCCTGCTTTATGTCATGATTTTACAAAAGCATCAAAGCTGTTCAGACACTTTATCCATTCACCTGCATATTAGTATCATCCATTCTTTTCTCTAAGTAAGACACAGCACTTTACAGATGAGTCAAGACTGCGCACATTCAGCATATGTTTTAGCGGGTGGGATCTGGTAATACACAGCAAATTCGTCTGCAATAACACAGTGATTTGTGTGCTTAGTTTTATCACAGGCCGTGTGTCCCTGTGGGAGTAGCACGGATAGGGAAAACAGCCAACTGTTCTTGGTGTTCGGCGAACACCCACGTCTTTGTTCAAATCCGGAGCCATCcacattgtgtctgtttgatgCAAATATTTAATTCAATGGATTGAATACAACTTCCCTGTTTGTCACTGCGAGCGCTCACCAACGAAGCGCCCTCCATGTGAACTGCCGCGAGAAAACACGGTGCAATTGTTGCAGCGCTGAAAATAGAAGCCGTCTCAGTCAAGGAAGCATATTTAAGCAAATCTGATGGAGATTATCTCTGAAATCACTGACGTGTGTGATGTTTAATGTTACCTTTTTCTGAcgtgaaaaaaataatcctaTCAAAACAAGGCAGAGGTAAAtctcctgtttgtgttcttcCCCATAACTGACACGCACACCGCCGAATGTTTCGAAGGGGTTTTAGCGGAGGATTATCATTTAACGGGGAGGTGTACCCAATTAAGTAGATTCTTAGGTGCTTAATTTTAATCAGTCATCATGACAGACCTCAGTCCCTATTCATTAGTGAGTTCACTAATGCATACATTCCCTCTAATAGGCTACATGAGGCCAAATACACAGGTGACATTCAAATCCCCCATGAGGCCAAGCCTCTTCGGCTGTGTTGCAATTATGTTGCACCAGGTTGCGTAAtagctcctctgtgttcctcccGATTATTTTGCCCGATTAAACACATCACAATGTGTCACAGTCCAACATGTAACTGACTCATAGCTGACCCTAAATTTAggcatcaacaaaaacacacacacacacgctccagtgtgtgtgtgtgtttgtgcgcacgCAAAAACCGTCAGCGCTTTGTGCAGTCACACCAGGCTACATCTTCATTAGCCACTCAGCTGTATAATTAGCCTTTTAAGCAGCCTTTGTTTTGAAACAAGAAGCATTACTGATGGCATCGagtgaaggtgtgtgtttgtgtgcgcgaTGTACataatgtgagtgtgtctgtttgggAGGTAGGAACCGACTTATTTGCACAAAGGGGG encodes the following:
- the usp22 gene encoding ubiquitin carboxyl-terminal hydrolase 22 isoform X2 codes for the protein MCQDYIYDKDMEQIAKEEQRKAWKLQGIGEKYSTWEPTKRELELLRHNPKRRRITSNCTIGLRGLINLGNTCFMNCIVQALTHTPLLRDFFLSDRHKCEMQSNSCLVCEMSQLFQEFYSGHRSPHIPFRLLHLVWTHARHLAGYEQQDAHEFLIAALDVLHRHCKDDNGKKANNPNHCNCIIDQIFTGGLQSDVTCQVCHGVSTTIDPFWDISLDLPGSSTPFWPLSPGGDGSALNGESHTTGATTLTDCLRRFTRPEHLGSSAKIKCSGCHSYQESTKQLTMKKLPIVACFHLKRFEHSAKLRRKITTYVSFPLELDMTPFMASSKESRMNGQYQQTVDPFNNDNKYSLFAVVNHQGTLESGHYTTFIRQHKDQWFKCDDAIITKASIKDVLDSEGYLLFYHKQFLEYE
- the usp22 gene encoding ubiquitin carboxyl-terminal hydrolase 22 isoform X1 — encoded protein: MSPAGCPHVNSFKVDNWKQNLRVIYQCFVWSGSAETRKRKAKSCICHMCGAHLNRLHSCLYCVFFACFAKKHIHEHAKSKRHNLAIDLLYGGIYCFMCQDYIYDKDMEQIAKEEQRKAWKLQGIGEKYSTWEPTKRELELLRHNPKRRRITSNCTIGLRGLINLGNTCFMNCIVQALTHTPLLRDFFLSDRHKCEMQSNSCLVCEMSQLFQEFYSGHRSPHIPFRLLHLVWTHARHLAGYEQQDAHEFLIAALDVLHRHCKDDNGKKANNPNHCNCIIDQIFTGGLQSDVTCQVCHGVSTTIDPFWDISLDLPGSSTPFWPLSPGGDGSALNGESHTTGATTLTDCLRRFTRPEHLGSSAKIKCSGCHSYQESTKQLTMKKLPIVACFHLKRFEHSAKLRRKITTYVSFPLELDMTPFMASSKESRMNGQYQQTVDPFNNDNKYSLFAVVNHQGTLESGHYTTFIRQHKDQWFKCDDAIITKASIKDVLDSEGYLLFYHKQFLEYE